The following are encoded together in the Nymphaea colorata isolate Beijing-Zhang1983 chromosome 14, ASM883128v2, whole genome shotgun sequence genome:
- the LOC116267631 gene encoding uncharacterized protein LOC116267631, which produces MGPDPDHIVIKLRGLPGSGKSYLVKALSDLEVSNGGNALQIHSMDDYFMTEVEKLKQVEESESSKTSGAAKGKRTITKKVMEYCYEPEMEEAYRASMLKAFKKTLEDGIFKFVIVDDGNLWLADFAQFLAPAKRSGYEVYILEATYRDIAGCAARNVHGFTSEDIQKMANKWEHTPPLYLQLNTQWLFHDDDLNDQGIAECKKVHLSMIMSCLQVEMDMEEVDCSMEEPLLKNDEKFIQNPDSPSPDYEYERHQSGIGQRWQAEISDSLKEVKETEKSKWSTNMDEVADVVKPPKNTSQTALSGLIQAYGKGDKSVRWGDHEGRSGFAIGVGKKSKSLIIGPGAGYNLDSNPLPEEETASESDHGSSGESKRRTMFLEHIRAEQESFRAVFDRRRQRIGGLDVEDD; this is translated from the exons GAAGTGGTAAAAGTTACTTGGTAAAGGCATTAAGTGATTTAGAGGTTTCAAATGGTGGCAATGCACTACAAATCCATTCCATGGATGATTACTTCATGACTGAAGTTGAAAAG CTGAAACAGGTTGAGGAGAGCGAAAGTTCCAAAACTTCTGGAGCTGCCAAGGGGAAGCGGACCATCACAAAGAAAGTAATGGAGTACTGTTATGAGCCAGAAATGGAGGAG GCCTATCGAGCAAGCATGTTGAAAGCGTTTAAGAAGACACTAGAGGATGGAATTTTCAAGTTTGTGATTG TGGATGACGGAAATCTGTGGTTAGCTGATTTTGCTCAATTTTTGGCACCTGCAAAG AGGTCGGGGTATGAAGTTTACATTCTTGAGGCGACTTACAGAGACATTGCG GGATGTGCGGCTAGGAATGTGCATGGCTTTACTTCTGAGGACATTCAGAAAATGGCAAATAAATGGGAACACACTCCCCCTTTATATCTACAACTAAATACCCAG TGGCTATTCCACGATGATGATCTGAATGACCAAGGGATTGCAGAG TGCAAGAAAGTACACCTGTCCATGATAATGTCTTGCTTACAAGTGGAGATGGATATGGAGGAAGTGGACTGCAGTATGGAAGAACCCCTTTTGAAGAACGATGAGAAATTTATACAGAATCCTGATTCCCCATCACCAGATTATGAATATGAAA GGCATCAGTCTGGAATTGGGCAGAGGTGGCAAGCTGAAATTTCTGACTCGTTAAAAGAAGTTaaagaaacagagaaaagtAAATGGTCCACGAATATGGATGAGGTTGCTGATGTGGTAAAACCACCTAAGAATACGTCTCAGACTGCACTCTCTGGACTGATACAGGCATATGGCAAGGGAGATAAATCCGTCCGTTGGGGTGATCAT GAAGGACGGAGTGGCTTTGCTATAGGAGTTGGAAAGAAGTCTAAGTCTCTGATAATTGGACCTGGAGCGGGTTACAATTTG GACTCCAATCCATTACCTGAAGAAGAAACTGCAAGTGAGAGTGACCATGGTAGTTCCGGGGAGTCAAAGAGGCGAACTATGTTTCTTGAGCATATCCGTGCAGAGCAGGAGTCTTTCCGTGCCGTTTTCGATAGAAGACGACAGCGCATCGGTGGGCTTGATGTGGAGGATGATTAG